The genome window gaagagcAAACATACCTGCGCCCCCGCCCACAAAAATCCAAATGTTCATGTTGTGAACGTGAACGTGGGCTACAGCAGGAGAAAGGAGATTAAGCGACATGACATGGATTAATCAATCCCATTGAACAGTTCCAGTAAAGCAGCATCTTCTACCTGAGCCTGGATCAGTTTCCATCTGCAGACTCCtccgtgttgttgtgttgtttgttttgttctcgcATTAGTTCAGCGcatttaatacaaatatttgtCCAACTCGTTAAAGTGTAAAATAATACTTTCAGACTGATTGGTCTCGcgagacaaataaaatacaaataacaagCAGTTTAATGTCCAACCAGTGCAGTGTTCACCGTCTGCTGCAGATAATGCAGAGATTGTTGTGTCCCTTGTTGGACTGAATAAGACGTGACTTCTAGTGGTGCCTCAGGATGTATCAGACTGTTTCACTGTATGGACCTGGACTGTGCGCAACAGTTTGAATGGGTAGAAGAGCACTGAACACAAATGCAATTCTAAATCCATCCAAAGTGAGTTGGACTACATTTTAAGAGAACGTGCACCTGAACTGCATCTAAATATTACTGCATTTACTCTCACtgagtttttgttttaaagttaGGTAGTAATTTAACATGCCGTGTGTTTTTGAGTGTACTCACCAGCGTTGGTGCAGTTCTGTTTGACAGGTAGGCTGCTCATCGAACTGACACGGTTGGAAACTTTACAACTGACAGAATCATTTTCCACCTCTCCGGATGTTTTTGCTCGCAGAGTTTGATTGGTAAAGTTCTCCAATACCTTGTTGTTCCGAAGCCATTTGAAGTTGAGATTGTTGACTGGCTGTGTGGAAACATCATTAATAGCAGATAAAAGTGAGTGGATTTATTTGCGCCCCTTGTTTCACCCCCTTTCATCAACCCATAGTTCTAAGAACCATCCCAAAACACCAGATTTATAAGAGTATCGAGAGGAGAATCTGGATCAACAAGGTCTCAGgcgatctgaggaaaaagaggtaGAGCAAAGTGAGAGCCAGggacactaacccagcaacctccactgactcagtgaccggggggaggagttaactcttgTATGTAGTTTCGATTGGTGCTTatgtggtggatctggcatgcatgaaacctccaccaaagCAAAGAGCTGTCACCCCGGAGCCAACAAGGGCAGCACGGGGCCCCCAGAACACTCCAAGGGACAAAGGGTCTGGAGGGAGAAGGGAGGATGAGGGGACCACGGGGGGTGCCCAGGAGGCCCACCAGACCCAAGTCACCACAACCAGCAGGGGATCGATGGCGGGGAGCCAAGCCAAGCAATTTCTACTTAGCATTATGAAGTAATAAACATTATTACTTGTTGTTTAGTGTGTCAGCTTCATCGAAACAGATGGAACAGCGAAGAAAGCAAAAAAGGGGTTTGGAATATATTCCgttgttttacaaaaaaaacaagaacagttATTTTGGATGATGCAGATAACGGCTGAATTTCCTGTATGAATACGTGAACTCTACAGTTAACCTTGCAGCAGCATATGTAGGGAATGCTGACAATGAACACAATCCACTATTAAAACATAGATTTAGGATGGCAGACTACATATCCTCTAcagcaggggtcaggaacctatggctcgggagccagatgtggctcttttgatggctgcatctggctcgcagacaaatctttcCTCATAATAAAAATTGTTTTGTTACACCCCTTTGCACATGCATGAACCGGCGACTAGAAAGCTATGAGGCAGCGatcaggaagtccggcttatataCGCCGTTCTGCTCACTGAGAAAGGGGACAAACGGCGATTGATAGCGGATCTGTCTGCATTcaaaaacagtgtcaaaccagTAATCTCAGTGGGAAAGTCGCAAACATACATGTCGTTgcgtctatctatctgtctatctgtctatcaatcaatcgcctaggcaacgcagTTGAGGTAGACACACTGTTCAAgctgtattttgctgtcgaaAATAGCGGTCGATGTGCGGACCTGCAAAAGGGTCCGTCCCAACGGCcggttgtgagatcaggaagtaaacttccctcgttttaatcgcGTTGTCAGCTCGGTAATTTTAGAAACCCTTTTtagaagatggctgaaagaaaaaaagacaaagtatcgtacttttcactttgtagtcacaaagacATCAGCAAACCCACGCAGCGCCAGACGTCGCATTAATAGTAAGTAATATCCATCGTTGGttagcaacagcataacaatgttattacaaaTAATTCAGCGACTTATTGTaatttattagtgttattacttaaaatgcacacatttacttgtattcacttttaaactgattttatgACTCACGGAATGACATctaaaaatatgtggtgttcatggctctcagccaaaaaggttcccgacccctgctctacagAGTCACACGTTTATTGTGTAAATTGCTGCCCTGAACCACAAATAAAACCTTGTTTTATTGAAGTTGTTCTCACCTGTTCTACATTGCAGATAAATTCGATGAAGGATTGATGGCATTGGAACTTCACTTGCGGCTTTGGAACTCGGTCTTAGTGGAGGAGAttcaataaaacattataaGTAAAATTCTGAAGTAAAATAAAGAGTTGAAATccaataaaatattacatgtCTGATATGACAACGCtcaacagaacagaataaaggAATATCCAGATTTACTTgaccaaacaaagaaaatgtattcagtACTAACCCAGAATACATAATGTGATGGTCTTCAGAGACCCCGTTAAGTGTCCGTCAATAAACACCCCGGGCTCGTACGTTCCTGCTTTAGTTTTATCGAGATTCACAAGCTTCAGAGATCCGTTTGTTGTAACATCAGTCTCCTTCCTGAAGCCAACTGTGATATCTCTGCGactaaagattttttttctgttatggTGCCATGTGAGATGTTCCCCTCCCTTCAGGCGGTAGTGAAGAGGTACGATGAAGGTGTCATTTGTCGCAGCGTAGGAATCACAGTCATCCTGAGAAGCTACGGAACGGAAACACACAACAAGCAGCTTCATCAGCACAAGAGTATGATCTATGTTTTCTAAAAAGGGTTAAGATAGGGTTCATGTGCTAAATAAAGGGTTACAGGTTCAGCTGCTATAGAACGATTtatctagatcaggggtgggcaaactctttgtctttgtctttgacagaggggcggggccagaaacagctggatggagtgttt of Brachionichthys hirsutus isolate HB-005 chromosome 24, CSIRO-AGI_Bhir_v1, whole genome shotgun sequence contains these proteins:
- the LOC137911874 gene encoding cell surface A33 antigen-like, with amino-acid sequence MASQDDCDSYAATNDTFIVPLHYRLKGGEHLTWHHNRKKIFSRRDITVGFRKETDVTTNGSLKLVNLDKTKAGTYEPGVFIDGHLTGSLKTITLCILDRVPKPQVKFQCHQSFIEFICNVEQPVNNLNFKWLRNNKVLENFTNQTLRAKTSGEVENDSVSCKVSNRVSSMSSLPVKQNCTNAAHVHVHNMNIWIFVGGGAGVVVVLIIIIIVVVCCVWNKRKKSVADEDELRLGWTNNNQQPHHHHHHHHHHQQQQQQRQQQQQQQQQQQQQQQQQQQQQQQQQRQQAGHTGSRQHRGRQLRPRNPERQHGDPQTSPGRRPQGSRPLQKSEEHPPPLPQPRKKVPKTSRVGRNGLSAGV